In Melioribacteraceae bacterium 4301-Me, a genomic segment contains:
- a CDS encoding efflux RND transporter periplasmic adaptor subunit: MRKSILRSRLFRFASLTFWQAHNNNTGLSLQRRNPKQSQNFLLLITLLILLIFIVSCSSDTKTTQTEILGTPVKVANPSKASLTEYMSFNANTVFLKKEIVRSTFQGFIQKVYKNIGDYIKAGDVVFQIITKEAYATDSLRVKLSDEVFSGIVNIKSKTSGILTELNYNVGDFVSDGEQLAVISNPNSLAVLLNVPYQHISKIKLKSSCILIFPNGKKVEGIIAKSLPSVDPVSQTQTFLIDFNDGNIIPENLNLEVKISINVIKNAVVLPKSAIQTNETLTNFWIMKMINDSTAVRTKIIKGIENDSLVQIINPKLSLTDKIIIDGAYGLPDTAKVIVK; the protein is encoded by the coding sequence ATGAGAAAATCAATTTTAAGAAGCAGATTATTTCGCTTCGCCAGCCTTACCTTTTGGCAGGCTCATAATAATAATACAGGACTGTCATTGCAAAGGCGAAACCCGAAGCAATCTCAAAACTTTTTGTTGTTAATTACATTGCTCATCCTTTTAATATTTATTGTTTCCTGTTCAAGCGATACAAAAACAACACAGACAGAGATATTAGGCACACCAGTAAAAGTTGCAAATCCATCTAAAGCATCCCTAACTGAATATATGAGTTTTAATGCAAATACTGTTTTTCTGAAAAAAGAAATTGTGCGTTCAACATTTCAAGGTTTCATTCAGAAAGTATACAAGAATATTGGTGATTATATAAAAGCTGGTGATGTAGTTTTTCAAATAATCACCAAAGAAGCTTATGCAACAGATAGTCTAAGAGTGAAATTAAGTGACGAAGTCTTTAGCGGCATAGTAAATATCAAATCAAAAACAAGCGGAATTTTAACAGAACTAAATTACAATGTTGGTGATTTTGTTTCCGATGGTGAACAGCTGGCTGTAATTTCAAATCCAAATTCTCTTGCTGTGTTATTAAATGTCCCATATCAGCATATTTCTAAAATTAAGCTTAAGTCAAGTTGCATTTTAATTTTTCCAAATGGCAAGAAAGTAGAAGGAATTATTGCCAAGTCATTGCCAAGTGTTGATCCTGTATCACAAACTCAAACCTTTTTGATTGATTTTAACGATGGAAATATTATCCCAGAAAATCTTAATCTCGAAGTAAAGATTTCTATTAATGTTATAAAAAATGCAGTTGTGTTGCCAAAATCAGCAATCCAAACCAATGAAACCCTTACAAATTTTTGGATAATGAAAATGATAAACGATTCAACTGCAGTTAGGACAAAAATTATAAAAGGGATTGAGAATGATAGTCTGGTACAAATTATTAATCCCAAATTATCATTAACAGATAAAATTATAATTGATGGTGCTTATGGACTGCCGGATACCGCAAAGGTGATTGTGAAATAG
- a CDS encoding Crp/Fnr family transcriptional regulator, which yields MPEKSRLWYLENFNLFSNLDKNKMIELNKMITDKETKANEPIYFAEEPSQNIYFLKTGRVKITKYLNDGSEKILTIINPGEIFGEMAYLDEGQRTDYAVTLEPSLICAIDKNDLASFIEKNPELNLRLTKIIGLKLRSFSERIEDLIFKDSKQRIVSFIIRYAEKYGKKIGDQIFIKPFLKHSTIGELTACSRQTVNYFLTELREKKVIDFDRNKLIINNISELKKYIYK from the coding sequence ATGCCTGAAAAGTCAAGATTATGGTATTTAGAAAATTTTAATCTGTTTAGCAATTTAGATAAGAATAAGATGATTGAATTAAACAAAATGATTACTGATAAAGAAACTAAGGCTAATGAGCCAATTTATTTTGCTGAGGAGCCGTCCCAAAATATTTACTTTCTTAAGACAGGCAGAGTAAAAATTACAAAATATCTCAATGATGGCAGCGAAAAAATATTAACTATAATCAATCCTGGTGAGATTTTTGGAGAAATGGCGTATTTGGATGAGGGACAAAGAACCGACTACGCTGTTACGTTGGAGCCATCTCTTATATGTGCAATTGATAAAAATGACCTTGCGTCATTCATTGAAAAAAATCCCGAATTGAATCTTAGATTAACTAAGATAATTGGACTTAAACTGAGGAGTTTTTCGGAAAGAATAGAAGACCTAATATTTAAAGATTCCAAACAAAGAATAGTTTCGTTTATTATAAGATATGCTGAAAAGTATGGCAAAAAAATAGGTGATCAAATATTTATTAAGCCTTTCTTGAAACATTCAACAATTGGTGAATTGACGGCTTGTTCTCGTCAAACTGTTAACTATTTTCTTACAGAATTAAGAGAGAAAAAAGTTATCGATTTTGATAGAAATAAGCTTATAATTAATAACA
- a CDS encoding TolC family protein produces the protein MKVRTILLIFLSSMNLFAQHNLESYINSAYRNNPAIKEQKAQLNINNLQRELDYAQNSGFQMYMSANYLFVPYFNNKGGILSTNPDVNAIGYDIGITNGGLYSAQFNIEKNIFNGALLNALERQRMISAITAENNIELLKRDLRKQVTDQYLQTYSSFQLYKMSNELITYLTNQLKILGELVESGMAKQSDYLLLSVELENQKISINDYYSQFLSNLFELNSLCGIKDSSVVELEPVSLMLQSKKLSSAVLKKFELDSLAVENQQRVFETRYQPQVSLFFNTGLNAVELTNIQRKFGLSAGINFSLPIYDGNQRSITRQQVRVSIETINNYKSNFAILLDNQKSSALKKIESLKNNLENLSKQIESYNTIIKISEQELRQGQLSMIEYLTILKNFTDLKKNKIVAEINYQLEINNYNYWNY, from the coding sequence ATGAAAGTCAGAACAATTCTATTAATATTTTTATCATCAATGAATCTCTTTGCACAACATAATTTAGAATCTTATATCAACTCAGCTTACCGGAACAATCCAGCAATTAAAGAACAAAAGGCTCAACTAAATATTAACAACTTGCAGAGGGAACTGGATTACGCACAAAATTCCGGATTCCAAATGTATATGTCAGCCAATTATCTCTTCGTTCCCTACTTTAACAACAAAGGTGGAATTTTATCAACAAACCCTGATGTAAATGCAATTGGCTATGATATAGGAATAACTAACGGCGGATTGTATTCAGCTCAATTTAATATCGAGAAAAATATTTTTAACGGTGCTTTGCTCAATGCTCTTGAAAGACAAAGAATGATTTCAGCAATAACTGCAGAAAATAATATTGAGTTATTAAAAAGAGATTTGCGTAAACAAGTTACTGACCAGTACCTTCAAACATATTCATCCTTCCAGCTATATAAAATGTCAAATGAATTAATCACTTATTTAACCAACCAATTAAAGATTCTTGGCGAACTTGTTGAAAGTGGAATGGCAAAGCAATCAGATTACCTACTGTTATCTGTAGAACTTGAGAATCAAAAAATTTCCATAAATGATTATTACTCACAATTCCTTTCTAATTTGTTTGAATTAAATTCATTATGTGGAATTAAAGACAGCAGTGTTGTCGAATTGGAGCCGGTTTCACTCATGCTTCAAAGTAAAAAATTAAGTTCTGCTGTCCTTAAAAAATTTGAATTAGATAGCCTTGCAGTTGAAAATCAGCAAAGAGTTTTCGAAACAAGATATCAGCCACAAGTTTCATTGTTTTTCAATACTGGGCTAAATGCAGTTGAGTTAACTAATATTCAAAGAAAATTTGGATTGAGTGCGGGAATAAATTTTTCACTTCCGATTTATGACGGCAATCAACGATCGATTACTCGGCAGCAAGTAAGAGTTTCTATAGAAACGATAAATAATTACAAATCGAATTTCGCAATTCTTCTTGACAATCAGAAAAGCTCAGCGTTAAAGAAAATTGAGAGCCTAAAGAACAACTTGGAAAACCTTTCCAAACAAATCGAAAGTTATAATACGATTATAAAAATATCAGAACAGGAATTAAGACAGGGACAACTTTCTATGATTGAATATCTGACAATACTTAAAAACTTTACAGACCTTAAGAAAAACAAGATAGTTGCAGAAATAAATTATCAACTTGAAATCAACAATTATAATTACTGGAATTATTGA
- a CDS encoding sensor histidine kinase, with protein sequence MKLINKISVYFLASSLMIFVVISLGIYLLLGKAVEKEIDEQLSKIYDEVVREIKNGKQTSFYPFVQVDSINTSEDAMGFSDVQIFNKEENETEPFRQLTSFASINGKNYKIIVRTSLIEKEDILTSILTITLLAFSLFVIILFFMNKTLSQKIFKDFYDSLKRIETFSVKENSPIVLKKSDIEEFKKLNESISFLSEKAINEYRSLKEFSEETNHELQTPVSVIKSKLELLIQNSLLSENDYHLLETILKNLNKLEKISKSLLLLNKLEHKELFEENCLNLSDEINSALKDNTDFIESKELMLDVTLDKNTNLIADQSLINILLSNLISNAIKHNHHKGKLIIQLSNNKLTVSNTTEIKDKIPAKFFDRFYKSNNSDSVGLGLTIAKKICDLYGFVITNQFSDNFYSVMVEFNKTKFSLQER encoded by the coding sequence ATGAAATTGATAAATAAAATAAGTGTTTATTTTCTTGCTAGTTCTCTTATGATTTTTGTAGTTATCTCTTTAGGAATTTATTTACTATTGGGGAAAGCAGTAGAAAAAGAAATTGACGAGCAATTATCTAAGATATATGACGAAGTAGTTCGCGAAATAAAAAACGGCAAACAAACCAGCTTCTATCCTTTTGTTCAGGTTGATTCAATTAATACTTCTGAAGATGCAATGGGTTTTAGCGATGTCCAAATTTTTAATAAAGAGGAAAATGAAACTGAGCCATTCAGACAATTAACTTCATTCGCAAGCATCAATGGGAAGAATTATAAAATAATTGTACGCACCTCTTTAATTGAAAAAGAAGATATTCTTACTTCCATTTTAACTATTACCCTTTTAGCCTTTTCGTTATTTGTAATAATCTTGTTTTTTATGAACAAGACTTTATCCCAGAAAATCTTTAAAGATTTTTACGATTCTCTCAAAAGGATTGAAACTTTTTCAGTAAAAGAAAATTCACCTATTGTACTAAAAAAATCTGACATTGAAGAATTTAAAAAACTAAACGAATCAATTTCTTTTCTCTCTGAAAAAGCAATCAACGAATATCGCAGTTTAAAAGAATTTTCTGAGGAAACAAATCACGAGCTGCAAACACCAGTGTCTGTAATAAAATCCAAACTTGAGCTTTTAATTCAAAACAGTTTACTAAGCGAAAATGATTATCACTTACTTGAGACAATATTAAAGAACTTAAATAAGCTGGAAAAAATTAGTAAGTCACTCTTATTGTTAAATAAACTCGAGCACAAAGAATTATTTGAAGAAAATTGTCTTAATCTTTCCGATGAAATAAATTCAGCATTAAAGGACAATACTGATTTTATTGAATCGAAAGAACTAATGCTTGATGTAACATTAGACAAAAATACAAACTTAATTGCTGACCAATCTTTAATAAATATTTTACTAAGCAATCTGATATCAAATGCGATTAAACACAATCACCATAAAGGTAAATTAATTATTCAATTAAGCAATAATAAATTGACAGTTTCAAATACAACTGAAATCAAAGATAAAATTCCAGCAAAATTTTTTGATAGATTTTACAAAAGCAACAATTCAGATTCTGTGGGACTAGGATTGACAATCGCAAAAAAGATTTGCGATTTGTATGGATTTGTGATCACGAACCAATTTTCTGATAACTTTTATAGCGTGATGGTTGAGTTCAATAAGACAAAATTTTCATTGCAAGAACGATAA
- a CDS encoding GIY-YIG nuclease family protein, with amino-acid sequence MDKKYFVYIMTNKNNTVLYTGVTNNLVRRVYEHKEKLIEGFTKKYNCTKLVWYEIYTDAYSAISREKQIKAGSRKKKLELINSLNPEWKDLYYEIL; translated from the coding sequence ATGGACAAGAAATATTTTGTATACATAATGACAAACAAAAACAACACAGTATTATACACTGGAGTTACAAATAATCTTGTTCGTAGAGTTTATGAACACAAAGAAAAATTAATTGAAGGATTTACTAAAAAGTATAACTGTACAAAATTAGTTTGGTATGAAATATATACCGATGCTTACAGCGCAATTTCGCGTGAGAAACAAATTAAAGCAGGATCAAGAAAAAAGAAATTAGAACTAATTAATTCTTTGAATCCTGAGTGGAAAGATTTATACTATGAAATATTATGA
- a CDS encoding response regulator transcription factor, which translates to MKILLIEDEKDLAKSIVDFLCREEFVIDAVHNYADAYEKINLYEYDCALIDIMLPGGSGLNLVTKFKEIQPKCGIIIITAKNTIDDKLTGLELGADDYITKPFHLAELNARIKSVLRRRFFDGNNKVVINEISIDTETRTVSVNNKNVELTKREYDILLFFVSNKERVLTKESIVEHIWGDDANAFDNFDFVYTHIKNLRKKLIEQGANDYIKSVYGIGYKFTLK; encoded by the coding sequence ATGAAGATTTTATTAATCGAAGACGAAAAGGACCTTGCCAAATCAATTGTAGATTTTTTATGCAGAGAAGAATTTGTTATTGACGCTGTACATAATTATGCAGACGCTTACGAAAAAATTAACCTTTACGAATACGACTGTGCATTGATTGATATTATGTTACCTGGTGGCTCTGGCTTAAATTTGGTTACAAAGTTTAAGGAAATCCAGCCTAAGTGCGGCATAATAATTATTACTGCCAAAAATACCATTGACGATAAACTAACAGGACTAGAACTTGGTGCGGATGATTATATTACTAAGCCATTTCATCTTGCAGAATTAAATGCAAGAATAAAATCAGTTTTAAGAAGAAGATTTTTTGATGGAAACAACAAAGTAGTTATAAATGAAATTTCAATTGATACTGAAACAAGAACAGTTTCTGTAAACAATAAAAATGTTGAGTTAACTAAAAGAGAGTACGATATTCTTTTGTTTTTTGTTAGCAATAAGGAAAGGGTTCTAACAAAAGAATCAATCGTTGAACACATCTGGGGAGATGATGCAAATGCTTTTGATAATTTTGATTTTGTTTACACACACATTAAAAACCTTCGCAAAAAGCTTATAGAGCAAGGTGCGAATGATTACATCAAATCTGTTTATGGAATCGGATATAAGTTTACATTAAAATGA